The following DNA comes from Chiloscyllium plagiosum isolate BGI_BamShark_2017 chromosome 12, ASM401019v2, whole genome shotgun sequence.
TGGACGGTCTCCGGGAGGTCATGCCGTACGCCCACGGCCCCTCGGTGCGGAAACTCTCCAAAATCGCCACGCTGCTGCTGGCCAGGAACTACATCCTGATGCTGACCAGCTCCCTGGAGGAGATGAAGCGGCTGCTGGGCGAGATCTACGGCGGCGGTCACCACAGCAGCTTCCACCCGTCCCCAGCTTGCCAAGCCGGCCCGGCTCTGCCGCCTTCCCACGGCCCTCACCCTCTCCCGCACCCGGCTATGGTCCCGGCCGTCAGCTCGGCCCCTCTAGCCGGGGCTAGCCTATCCCCTGCCGTCGCCGCCGGCGTCCGCGGCCCGGGCAGCCTCCTGAAGACGGCGGGAGCTGCCGCCTCGGGTTTCCAGCAGTGGGCTGGCATGCCGTGCCCGTGCACAATGTGCCAGGTTCCGCCGCCTCCCCATGTGCCCAGCGCTGGCATGACCCGGCTACCCTCAGACAGCAAGTGAAGCAGAGGAAGTGAAGGAACTGGACTCCTCCAGCCGCTGCCAGCCAAGGTGagaatggaacagcttggctgctCTTCCCCCACCACCTTTGTGGTGATCTTGTCCCTTTTTATTATCTGGTGTCCTTATGTATCTGTGTGAAAGTTGCAGTAaccctttttttccccccaccggacccacacccaccccctctCTCGCTTATTTAACTCGCAAACGGGTCAAGAAATGTAACACGACCTTTCCCTTCCCCTCTTTGGGGGCAACTGGATGTATCATTGCAACAGGAGACACGGGGGGAAAAAGGGATACTGCAGCCTGCTAGCAGGTGAATTTCACTGCACACTGAGCCGCCGGCAAAATCCCGAGCATGGCTCCCCGGAGTCGGGAATGTTTTACCACGCACTCCGCTCTGGCCCGTGCTAGTGGGACATTACATGAAATGTCCATGTAGGAAAGACTTCGCTATTCCGATCGCGAACCAGAAAGAAGGAAAGAGGCGATGAGTTTACAAAGAACAATTCTGCGCGAAAGACGCTGGTCTGACCAACCCCAAGGAGTCGTTTGTGGGAGTTGATGTAAAGACGTGTTTTCGCTCGGTACAGAAATGTGTGCAACATTGAATCAgtttgggggtgtgggggggagggggtgtggggacTGTCCTTGGAATAATTCAGCCCTGAACCGACAAAGACAAATTTGTATTCTTTCTTGTAAAAATAGCTGCTCACCTTAATGAAACAAAGGTAGTTGGAGTGTGATACTACCATTATAAAGTACTTTGCCGTTCCCTGAGTTTTGTGAAAATATCTGTGTTTCGTTGGTTTTGGCTGATTTCATGCAAacgttttctgtgtttttttatatTGGTTTCCCTGCAACTCCTGAGTGTCGGTAACTGTCTAACTCGCTTCAACTCACTGTAACACCTGTCCTGCGCTTCACCACTCCGGATACAGCGTGACATTTCGTTTTTCTTCCGATCAGCCTCCCGTAACATCCTACCGAAACAATCTTTTGTTTCTCATCcgcgagagagaaaaaaaattataaagcaAAAAGTGTTTtccatctgtttatttttgtaaggAAATGTGCTAAATGATATTTATTATTCC
Coding sequences within:
- the LOC122555576 gene encoding oligodendrocyte transcription factor 2-like, with protein sequence MDSDASLISSQPSSPDLFLSDEPTSGFSGTVSSTQSECGRGAQGRPREPLRAKDKKQMSESELQQLRLKINSRERKRMHDLNIAMDGLREVMPYAHGPSVRKLSKIATLLLARNYILMLTSSLEEMKRLLGEIYGGGHHSSFHPSPACQAGPALPPSHGPHPLPHPAMVPAVSSAPLAGASLSPAVAAGVRGPGSLLKTAGAAASGFQQWAGMPCPCTMCQVPPPPHVPSAGMTRLPSDSK